The following coding sequences lie in one Synechococcus sp. CC9902 genomic window:
- the folD gene encoding bifunctional methylenetetrahydrofolate dehydrogenase/methenyltetrahydrofolate cyclohydrolase FolD, which translates to MALRLDGKALAKAVESRLQAQIESNLPQAGRPPGLAVLRVGDDPASAVYVANKEKACARIGVASYGAHLPSSTPFAEVLSTIQQLNADPRVDGILLQLPLPEGLDEGPLLMAIDPEKDADGLHTLNLGRLLKGEQGPRSCTPAGVMAMLRSQGIDPAGQRAVVIGRSILVGQPMALMLQAANATVTVVHSRTKDLVAHTREADIVVVAAGRPGMVGAEHIKPGAAVVDVGIHRKPEGGLCGDVRAAEVEPIAAALSPVPGGVGPMTVTMLLVNTVVAWCRRHGVDHDLADLLS; encoded by the coding sequence ATGGCCCTGCGTCTGGACGGCAAGGCACTGGCGAAGGCCGTCGAGAGTCGTCTTCAAGCTCAAATCGAATCGAATCTCCCCCAGGCAGGGCGTCCGCCGGGGTTAGCGGTGCTTCGCGTGGGAGACGACCCCGCCAGTGCTGTGTACGTCGCCAATAAAGAGAAGGCCTGCGCTCGTATCGGAGTCGCCAGCTACGGCGCCCATCTCCCGAGCTCCACCCCCTTTGCGGAGGTGTTGAGCACGATCCAACAGCTCAATGCTGATCCTCGGGTGGATGGCATCCTGCTGCAGCTCCCCTTGCCAGAGGGGTTGGATGAGGGGCCGTTGTTAATGGCCATTGATCCAGAAAAGGATGCCGATGGATTGCACACCCTCAACTTGGGGCGATTGCTCAAAGGAGAACAGGGACCGCGCAGTTGCACCCCGGCTGGCGTGATGGCCATGCTGCGGAGTCAGGGCATCGATCCGGCTGGTCAACGGGCTGTCGTGATTGGTCGGAGCATCCTTGTGGGGCAGCCGATGGCGTTAATGCTTCAAGCCGCCAATGCCACCGTCACGGTGGTTCATTCCCGCACGAAGGATCTGGTGGCTCACACCCGTGAGGCCGACATTGTGGTGGTGGCGGCAGGTCGTCCCGGGATGGTTGGGGCGGAGCACATCAAGCCTGGGGCTGCAGTGGTCGACGTCGGCATCCATCGCAAGCCCGAAGGGGGTCTCTGTGGCGACGTGCGTGCAGCAGAAGTGGAACCCATTGCAGCGGCGTTGTCCCCGGTGCCCGGTGGCGTTGGTCCGATGACCGTCACCATGCTCCTGGTGAACACCGTTGTGGCGTGGTGTCGCCGCCACGGCGTTGACCATGATCTCGCTGATCTCCTCAGCTAA